Proteins co-encoded in one Streptomyces sp. NBC_01283 genomic window:
- a CDS encoding ATP-binding protein: MSTTRPCSPGDRGPESETAVAAAPADQAVSAAAGRQGRQVRRLSLNGASGIVPLARDFARQALQAWGWLPAAGADQRAAAEDVLLVVSELVTNACLHAEGPDELWISSDSKVLRIEVSDRGPGQPAPRTPHRAGRPGGHGMFIVQRLCLDWGVVRTPGVAGKTVWAELSAPV, translated from the coding sequence ATGAGCACCACCCGGCCTTGTTCGCCGGGCGACCGCGGTCCGGAGTCCGAGACCGCCGTCGCGGCCGCTCCCGCGGACCAGGCCGTCTCGGCGGCTGCGGGCCGTCAGGGGCGCCAGGTCCGCAGGCTGAGCCTGAACGGCGCGAGCGGCATCGTTCCCCTCGCCCGGGACTTCGCACGCCAGGCGCTGCAGGCGTGGGGCTGGCTGCCCGCTGCGGGCGCCGATCAGCGGGCCGCCGCGGAGGACGTCCTCCTCGTGGTGTCCGAGCTGGTGACCAACGCGTGCCTGCACGCCGAGGGCCCCGACGAGCTCTGGATCTCCTCCGACAGCAAGGTGCTGCGGATAGAGGTGTCCGACCGCGGGCCCGGTCAGCCCGCGCCCCGCACGCCGCACCGTGCCGGCCGGCCCGGCGGGCACGGGATGTTCATAGTCCAGCGGCTCTGCCTGGACTGGGGGGTCGTCCGCACCCCGGGGGTGGCGGGCAAGACGGTGTGGGCCGAGCTGAGCGCGCCCGTCTAG
- the hutI gene encoding imidazolonepropionase has protein sequence MPTTLITNIAGLVTNDPSQGDGTPLGLLTDAAVVLDGETIAWVGPAAKAPAADETYDAKGRAAIPGFVDSHSHLVFAGDRTQEFNARMSGRSYSAGGIRTTVAATRAATDAELEANLTHYLREALRQGTTTFETKSGYGLNTEDEARALRIAAAHTDEVTFLGAHIVSPDYAEDPAAYVDLVTGEMLEACAPHARWIDVFCEKGAFDGDQARAILTAGKAKGLHPRIHANQLSYGPGVQLAVELDAASADHCTHLTDADVDALANSSTVATLLPGAEFSTRAEWPDARRLLDAGATVALSTDCNPGSSFTSSVPFCIALAVRDMGMTPDEAIWSATAGGAAALRRTDVGFIREGARADLALLDAPSHVHLAYRPGVPLVSEVWRRGARVA, from the coding sequence ATGCCCACCACCCTCATCACCAACATCGCCGGCCTCGTCACCAACGACCCCTCCCAGGGCGACGGCACCCCCTTGGGCCTCCTCACGGACGCAGCCGTGGTCCTCGACGGCGAGACCATCGCCTGGGTGGGCCCAGCCGCCAAGGCCCCGGCGGCGGACGAGACGTACGACGCGAAGGGCCGCGCCGCCATCCCCGGCTTCGTCGACTCCCACAGCCACCTCGTCTTCGCGGGCGACCGCACCCAGGAGTTCAACGCCCGCATGTCGGGCCGCAGTTACTCCGCCGGAGGCATCCGCACCACAGTCGCGGCCACCCGCGCCGCCACGGACGCCGAGCTCGAAGCGAACCTCACGCACTACCTCCGTGAGGCGCTCCGCCAGGGCACGACGACGTTCGAGACGAAGTCGGGCTACGGCCTCAACACCGAGGACGAGGCCCGCGCCCTCCGCATCGCGGCGGCCCACACCGACGAGGTCACCTTCCTCGGCGCCCACATCGTCTCCCCGGACTATGCCGAGGACCCGGCAGCGTACGTGGACCTGGTCACGGGCGAGATGCTGGAGGCCTGCGCCCCCCACGCCCGCTGGATCGACGTCTTCTGTGAGAAGGGCGCCTTCGACGGCGACCAGGCCCGCGCGATCCTGACGGCCGGCAAGGCGAAGGGCCTGCACCCCCGCATCCACGCCAACCAGCTCTCGTACGGCCCCGGCGTCCAGCTCGCCGTGGAGCTGGACGCGGCATCGGCGGACCACTGCACGCACCTCACGGACGCGGACGTCGACGCGCTCGCGAACAGTTCCACGGTGGCGACGCTCCTCCCCGGCGCCGAGTTCTCCACCCGCGCCGAGTGGCCCGACGCCCGCCGCCTCCTGGACGCGGGCGCGACGGTGGCGCTCTCCACGGACTGCAACCCGGGCTCGTCCTTCACGTCGTCGGTCCCGTTCTGCATCGCCCTGGCGGTACGGGACATGGGCATGACCCCCGACGAGGCGATCTGGTCGGCCACAGCGGGCGGCGCGGCAGCCCTGCGCCGCACGGACGTGGGCTTCATCCGCGAGGGCGCCCGCGCCGACCTCGCCCTCCTGGACGCCCCAAGCCACGTACACCTGGCGTACCGCCCGGGCGTACCGCTGGTCTCCGAGGTGTGGCGCCGGGGCGCGAGGGTGGCGTGA
- a CDS encoding response regulator transcription factor has protein sequence MTRVLLAEDDASISEPLARALRREGYEVEVREDGPTALDAGLQGSVDLVVLDLGLPGMDGLEVARRLRAEGHTAPILILTARADEVDTVVGLDAGADDYVTKPFRLAELLARVRALLRRGAAEPAQAPATHGVRIDVESHRAWMGEEELQLTAKEFDLLRVLVRDAGRVVTRDQLMREVWDTTWWSSTKTLDMHISWLRKKLGDDAANPRYIATVRGVGFRFEKS, from the coding sequence ATGACCCGTGTACTGCTCGCCGAGGACGACGCGTCCATCTCGGAGCCGCTGGCCCGTGCCCTGCGCAGGGAGGGGTACGAGGTCGAAGTGCGTGAGGACGGCCCGACCGCCCTCGACGCCGGGCTGCAGGGCAGCGTCGACCTTGTCGTACTCGACCTGGGGCTGCCCGGAATGGACGGCCTGGAGGTGGCCCGCCGCCTCCGCGCCGAGGGACACACGGCACCGATCCTCATCCTGACCGCCCGCGCCGACGAGGTGGACACCGTCGTCGGCCTGGACGCGGGCGCCGACGACTACGTCACCAAGCCCTTCCGCCTCGCCGAACTGCTCGCCCGGGTCCGGGCCCTGCTCCGGCGCGGGGCTGCCGAGCCCGCGCAGGCTCCGGCCACGCACGGCGTGCGCATCGACGTGGAGTCGCACCGCGCCTGGATGGGCGAGGAGGAGCTCCAGCTCACCGCCAAGGAGTTCGACCTGCTGCGGGTCCTGGTCCGGGACGCGGGCCGGGTGGTCACCCGTGACCAGCTGATGCGCGAGGTCTGGGACACCACGTGGTGGTCGTCCACCAAGACCCTGGACATGCACATCTCCTGGCTGCGCAAGAAGCTGGGCGACGACGCCGCGAACCCGCGGTACATCGCCACGGTGCGGGGCGTCGGCTTCCGCTTCGAGAAGAGCTGA
- a CDS encoding alpha/beta hydrolase codes for MRRTLPVLALCVALLSSSAAVEAAPKPLPGRTFSYGGHARQHITVYGDRSGRPALMILHGGSWVRDTDWSARARWFAARGFTVYDTDYRLASDAAWPAQRDDVLAALRWVKRRGGGTPVVLGSSAGGHLAVSAATYGAGRKRVRGVVALSPVASPYRAWKDGGMRAASGAQRKLRGAAELLAGCTPDRAVGPCWKKWVDLVAKSHASGKDDAPLYLTHSAADFVPVAHSTDLAHAQSQAGRRDVTVRIEPGSAHGGVLLKDPAVARAVLGWLRKHV; via the coding sequence ATGCGTCGTACGTTGCCGGTCCTCGCCCTGTGCGTGGCGTTGCTGTCGTCCAGTGCCGCCGTCGAGGCCGCACCCAAGCCATTGCCGGGCCGGACCTTCTCCTACGGGGGTCACGCGCGCCAGCACATCACCGTGTACGGCGACCGGTCCGGCCGCCCCGCCCTGATGATCCTGCACGGCGGTTCCTGGGTGCGGGACACCGACTGGAGCGCGCGGGCCCGGTGGTTCGCGGCGCGCGGGTTCACCGTCTACGACACCGACTACCGGCTCGCCTCCGACGCCGCGTGGCCCGCGCAGCGCGACGACGTGCTCGCGGCCCTGCGGTGGGTGAAGCGGCGCGGCGGCGGCACCCCCGTGGTGCTCGGGTCCTCCGCGGGCGGGCATCTCGCCGTCAGCGCCGCGACCTACGGCGCGGGACGCAAGCGGGTGCGCGGGGTGGTGGCGCTCTCGCCGGTCGCCTCGCCCTACCGTGCCTGGAAGGACGGCGGGATGCGGGCCGCCTCCGGGGCACAGCGCAAACTGCGGGGGGCGGCGGAGCTGCTCGCGGGGTGCACGCCGGACCGTGCCGTCGGGCCGTGCTGGAAGAAGTGGGTCGACCTGGTGGCCAAGTCGCACGCCTCCGGCAAGGACGACGCGCCCCTGTACCTCACGCACTCGGCGGCGGACTTCGTGCCGGTCGCCCACTCCACGGACCTCGCGCACGCGCAGTCGCAGGCGGGCCGCCGGGACGTAACGGTCCGCATCGAGCCGGGCTCCGCGCACGGGGGCGTACTCCTGAAAGACCCCGCCGTGGCCCGGGCCGTCCTGGGGTGGCTCCGGAAACACGTCTGA
- a CDS encoding formimidoylglutamate deiminase, with translation MQVTTDTAKADTYWLEHAWLDTNVEPGVVVEVTGDRITAVRKEVETPPPGATVLRGLTLPGLANAHSHAFHRALRGTVQVGSGTFWTWREVMYSVADRLTPETYHALARAVYAEMALAGITTVGEFHYVHHAPGGAAYADPNAMGEALIEAAADAGIRITLLDTAYVASGLLTESRGEPPNRHQLRFSDGTTEAWAERASALKDRAHARVGAAIHSVRAVPARQLGTVAEWAAARKAPLHVHLSEQTAENDACRAVHGRTPTQLLSDHGVLGPRTTGVHNTHLTDEDIALLGRSTTGTCMCPTTERDLADGIGPAVALQRAGSPLSLGSDSHAVIDILEEARAMELNERLRSHTRGHWTAAALLRAATAEGHAALGWADAGVIETGGLADFATVALDSVRTAGPVPRLAAETAVFAATAADVRHTVVGGRHVVRDGAHVSVPDVASALTEAIAALRD, from the coding sequence GTGCAGGTGACGACGGACACGGCGAAGGCGGACACGTACTGGCTGGAGCACGCCTGGCTCGACACGAATGTCGAGCCTGGGGTGGTGGTGGAGGTGACGGGCGACCGGATCACAGCCGTCCGCAAGGAGGTCGAGACGCCCCCGCCCGGCGCGACGGTGCTGCGCGGCCTCACCCTCCCCGGCCTGGCGAACGCCCACTCGCACGCCTTCCACCGGGCCCTGCGCGGCACGGTCCAGGTCGGATCGGGCACGTTCTGGACATGGCGCGAGGTCATGTACTCGGTGGCGGACCGCCTGACGCCGGAGACGTATCACGCGCTGGCCCGCGCGGTGTACGCGGAGATGGCCCTCGCGGGCATCACCACGGTGGGCGAGTTCCACTACGTGCACCACGCGCCGGGCGGTGCCGCCTACGCCGACCCCAACGCGATGGGCGAGGCGCTCATCGAGGCGGCGGCGGACGCGGGCATCCGCATCACGCTCCTGGACACGGCGTACGTGGCGTCGGGCCTGCTGACGGAGTCACGGGGCGAGCCGCCGAACCGCCACCAGCTCCGCTTCTCGGACGGCACGACGGAGGCATGGGCGGAACGGGCATCGGCCCTGAAGGACCGCGCGCACGCCCGCGTCGGCGCGGCGATCCACTCCGTACGGGCGGTCCCCGCACGGCAGTTGGGGACGGTGGCGGAATGGGCGGCGGCCCGCAAGGCCCCCCTCCACGTACACCTCTCCGAGCAGACGGCGGAGAACGACGCGTGCCGGGCGGTGCACGGCCGTACCCCCACGCAGCTCCTGTCCGACCACGGGGTCCTTGGCCCCCGCACGACGGGCGTGCACAACACGCACCTCACGGACGAGGACATCGCGCTGCTCGGCCGCTCGACGACGGGCACGTGCATGTGCCCCACGACGGAACGGGACCTGGCGGACGGCATCGGCCCGGCGGTCGCCCTCCAGCGCGCGGGCAGCCCCCTCTCCTTGGGCTCCGACAGCCACGCTGTCATCGACATCCTCGAAGAGGCGCGGGCGATGGAACTCAACGAACGGCTGCGCTCGCACACGCGGGGCCACTGGACGGCGGCGGCGCTGCTGCGAGCGGCGACGGCGGAGGGCCACGCGGCCCTTGGCTGGGCGGACGCGGGCGTGATCGAGACGGGCGGCCTGGCCGACTTCGCGACGGTCGCGCTCGACTCGGTCCGCACGGCGGGCCCGGTACCGCGCCTGGCCGCGGAGACGGCGGTGTTCGCGGCGACGGCGGCGGATGTGCGCCACACGGTGGTGGGGGGCCGTCACGTGGTCCGTGACGGAGCGCACGTGTCGGTCCCCGACGTGGCGTCGGCCCTGACGGAGGCGATCGCGGCGCTGAGAGACTGA
- a CDS encoding ATP-binding protein, with amino-acid sequence MRRRLINSTLAVVLVVIAVFGVSLVIVETRTISTSAQDRVTSEALRLASIVDSRLISDEQINAEILRDVAAVDTDRYALIEIPGRAPVEIGTRPTGDVIHDTAKGEEGEKVTVEEPRTTVTQEVGRTLLIIGAVALLAIIAAVLLAVRQANRLASPLTDLAETAERLGSGDPRPRHKRYGVPELDRVADVLDGSAERIARMLTAERRLAADASHQLRTPLTALSMRLEEITVTDDLDTVKEEATIALAQVERLTDVVQRLLTNSRDPRTGSAVSFDLDEVIKQQLEEWRPAYRSAGRAIVSSGKQHLRAVGTPGAVAQVLAALIENSLMHGGGTVALRTRVTGNQTVIEVTDDGPGVPADLGARIFERTISGRNSTGIGLAVARDLAEADGGRLEMLQTKPPVFGLFLSRTPPQKRDREQQETVR; translated from the coding sequence ATGCGTCGCCGACTGATCAACAGCACCCTCGCCGTAGTCCTCGTGGTCATCGCGGTCTTCGGCGTGAGCCTGGTGATCGTAGAGACCAGGACCATCAGCACCAGCGCCCAGGACCGCGTCACCAGCGAGGCGCTCCGCCTGGCCAGCATCGTGGACAGCAGGCTCATCAGCGACGAGCAGATCAACGCCGAGATCCTGCGGGACGTCGCCGCCGTCGACACCGACCGCTACGCCCTCATCGAGATCCCCGGCCGCGCCCCCGTCGAGATCGGCACCCGCCCCACCGGCGACGTCATCCACGACACGGCCAAGGGCGAGGAGGGCGAGAAGGTCACCGTCGAGGAGCCGCGCACCACGGTCACCCAGGAGGTCGGCCGCACCCTGCTGATCATCGGCGCCGTGGCCCTCCTCGCGATCATCGCCGCCGTACTCCTCGCCGTGCGCCAGGCCAACCGCCTCGCCTCGCCGCTCACCGACCTCGCGGAGACCGCCGAGCGCCTCGGCTCCGGCGACCCGAGGCCCCGCCACAAGCGGTACGGGGTGCCGGAGCTGGACCGTGTCGCGGACGTCCTGGACGGCAGTGCGGAGCGGATCGCCCGGATGCTGACCGCCGAGCGCCGCCTCGCGGCCGATGCCTCGCACCAGCTGCGTACGCCGCTGACGGCCCTCTCCATGCGCCTGGAGGAGATCACCGTCACCGATGACCTGGACACGGTGAAGGAGGAGGCCACGATCGCGCTCGCGCAGGTCGAGCGCCTCACCGACGTCGTACAGCGGCTGCTCACGAACTCACGTGACCCCCGCACCGGCTCCGCCGTCTCCTTCGACCTGGACGAGGTCATCAAGCAGCAGCTGGAGGAGTGGCGCCCGGCCTACCGCAGCGCGGGCCGCGCCATCGTCAGCTCGGGCAAGCAGCATCTGCGGGCGGTGGGCACGCCCGGCGCGGTCGCGCAGGTCCTCGCCGCGCTCATCGAGAACTCGCTCATGCACGGCGGCGGCACCGTGGCGCTGCGCACCCGTGTCACGGGAAACCAGACGGTCATCGAGGTCACCGACGACGGGCCGGGCGTCCCCGCCGACCTCGGCGCGCGGATCTTCGAGCGCACCATCAGCGGCCGGAACTCGACGGGCATCGGCCTCGCGGTGGCCCGGGACCTGGCCGAGGCGGACGGCGGCCGACTGGAGATGCTGCAGACCAAGCCGCCGGTGTTCGGCCTGTTCCTGTCCCGTACGCCGCCGCAGAAGCGGGACCGGGAGCAGCAGGAGACGGTGCGCTAG
- a CDS encoding GtrA family protein: MKERGALRVRLDQLAREVAKFGAVGALGTLVNFSVSNLLWHTTDLQAVRANVIATVVAIAFNYVGFRYFTYRDRDKSSRTKELTLFLVFSAVGLVIENGVLYAAIYGFDWDSPLQRNVFKFVGIGIATCFRFWSYRSWVFKALPARETVARAESFLEDETAAASTEDKRPAVQGPRP; the protein is encoded by the coding sequence ATGAAGGAACGTGGCGCACTACGGGTGCGACTGGACCAGCTCGCGCGCGAAGTGGCCAAGTTCGGTGCCGTGGGAGCACTGGGCACCCTGGTGAACTTCAGCGTCTCCAACCTGCTGTGGCACACCACCGACCTGCAGGCCGTGCGCGCGAACGTGATCGCCACGGTCGTCGCCATCGCCTTCAACTACGTGGGCTTCCGCTACTTCACGTACCGGGACCGCGACAAGAGCTCCCGCACCAAGGAGCTCACGCTCTTCCTGGTCTTCAGCGCCGTCGGCCTGGTGATCGAGAACGGCGTCCTGTACGCGGCGATCTACGGCTTCGACTGGGACAGCCCGCTGCAGCGCAACGTCTTCAAGTTCGTGGGCATCGGCATCGCCACCTGCTTCCGCTTCTGGTCCTACCGCTCCTGGGTGTTCAAGGCGCTCCCCGCGCGGGAGACCGTCGCCCGTGCGGAATCGTTCCTGGAGGACGAGACCGCAGCGGCCTCCACCGAGGACAAGCGCCCCGCCGTGCAGGGCCCTAGGCCCTAG
- a CDS encoding RNA polymerase sigma factor SigF gives MEDTMSPRLDESRTDRATSTIPPHRIETAIPGPRTESASEELPAPTAVAETEALEGLADLPEIPPFDEVGPLDARALSKTLFERLESLEEGTHEYAYVRNTLVELNLALVKFAASRFRSRSEPMEDIIQVGTIGLIKAIDRFELSRGVEFPTFAMPTIVGEIKRFFRDTSWSVRVPRRLQELRLDLAKAGDELAQQFDRAPTVGELAERLGISNEEVVEGMAASNAYTASSLDAQPEEDDSEGALADRIGYEDHGLEGIEYVESLKPLIAELPPRDRKILSLRFVANMTQSEIGDELGISQMHVSRLLSRTLVKLRKGLTVDE, from the coding sequence ATGGAGGACACCATGTCACCCCGGCTCGACGAATCGCGCACTGACCGAGCGACGTCGACAATCCCGCCTCACCGTATCGAGACCGCGATCCCGGGTCCCCGCACGGAATCCGCGTCGGAGGAACTCCCGGCCCCGACGGCCGTGGCGGAGACGGAAGCCCTGGAAGGGCTTGCCGATCTGCCGGAGATCCCGCCGTTCGACGAGGTGGGTCCGCTGGATGCGAGGGCTCTGTCCAAGACCCTCTTCGAACGCCTCGAATCACTTGAGGAAGGTACGCACGAGTACGCGTACGTCCGCAACACCCTCGTGGAACTCAACCTCGCCCTGGTCAAGTTCGCCGCCTCCCGGTTCCGCTCCCGCAGCGAGCCCATGGAGGACATCATCCAGGTCGGCACCATCGGCCTGATCAAGGCGATCGACCGCTTCGAGCTCAGCCGAGGCGTCGAGTTCCCCACCTTCGCGATGCCGACCATCGTCGGCGAGATCAAGCGCTTCTTCCGCGACACGAGTTGGTCGGTGCGCGTCCCGCGCCGCCTGCAGGAACTCCGTCTTGACCTCGCCAAGGCGGGCGACGAACTCGCCCAGCAGTTCGACCGCGCCCCCACGGTGGGCGAGCTCGCCGAGCGCCTGGGCATCTCCAACGAGGAGGTCGTCGAGGGCATGGCGGCGTCCAACGCCTACACGGCAAGCTCGCTGGACGCCCAGCCCGAGGAGGACGACTCCGAGGGTGCGCTGGCGGACCGGATCGGCTACGAGGACCACGGACTCGAAGGCATCGAGTACGTCGAGTCGTTGAAGCCGCTGATCGCCGAACTGCCGCCGCGCGACCGGAAGATCCTCTCGCTCCGCTTCGTCGCCAACATGACGCAGTCGGAGATAGGCGATGAGCTCGGCATCTCGCAGATGCACGTCTCGCGACTGCTGTCGCGCACTCTCGTCAAGCTCCGCAAGGGATTGACCGTCGACGAGTGA
- a CDS encoding aspartate/glutamate racemase family protein, producing the protein MKTIGLIGGMSWESSAEYYRLLNEMVRERLGGLHSARCVLYSVDFAEIERLQVAGEWEQAGEVLAGAAKGVEAAGAELVLICTNTMHKVAEQVQEALSVPLLHLADATADAVLRGGLRRVGLLGTAFTMEQDFYRERLAARGLDVLVPDAAGRALVHRVIYEELCLGVVCEESRAGYQRVIGDLVREGAEGVILGCTEIELLIGQEHSPVPVFPTTRLHAEAAVAAALEG; encoded by the coding sequence ATGAAGACCATCGGCCTCATCGGGGGCATGAGCTGGGAGTCCAGTGCCGAGTACTACCGGCTGCTCAACGAGATGGTGCGGGAGCGGCTCGGGGGGCTGCATTCCGCCCGTTGCGTGCTGTACTCCGTCGACTTCGCCGAGATCGAGCGGCTCCAGGTCGCGGGGGAGTGGGAGCAGGCGGGTGAGGTGCTCGCGGGGGCGGCCAAGGGGGTCGAGGCCGCCGGTGCCGAGCTCGTGCTGATCTGCACCAACACCATGCACAAGGTCGCTGAACAGGTCCAGGAGGCTCTCTCCGTGCCTCTCCTGCACCTCGCGGACGCGACCGCCGACGCGGTGCTGCGGGGCGGTCTGAGGCGCGTGGGGCTGCTCGGGACCGCGTTCACCATGGAGCAGGACTTCTACCGGGAGCGGCTCGCGGCGCGCGGGCTCGACGTGCTGGTGCCGGATGCGGCGGGGCGTGCGCTCGTGCACCGGGTGATCTATGAGGAGTTGTGTCTCGGGGTGGTGTGTGAGGAGTCCCGGGCCGGGTACCAGCGGGTCATCGGAGATCTCGTACGGGAAGGGGCTGAGGGCGTGATTCTGGGATGCACCGAGATCGAGCTGCTCATCGGGCAGGAGCACAGCCCGGTGCCGGTCTTCCCCACGACGAGACTGCATGCGGAGGCGGCCGTGGCGGCGGCGCTGGAGGGGTAG
- a CDS encoding STAS domain-containing protein: MDRGTVGSAHRGRLLVEVRAEGPSVVVTPAGELDHHTADLLRVPLEACLDDGFSRLVVDCSRLEFMDSTGLNVLLGARLKAEAAGGGVHLAGMLPVVARVFEITGAEAVFTVHETLAEALAD, from the coding sequence ATGGACCGCGGGACAGTCGGTAGCGCGCATCGGGGCCGACTTCTGGTCGAAGTCCGGGCCGAGGGCCCGAGCGTCGTCGTGACTCCGGCGGGTGAGTTGGATCACCACACCGCCGATTTGTTGCGTGTGCCACTCGAGGCCTGCCTCGACGACGGCTTCTCGCGCCTTGTCGTCGACTGTTCGCGACTGGAGTTCATGGACTCCACCGGACTCAATGTCCTACTGGGGGCCCGGCTCAAGGCCGAGGCCGCGGGAGGTGGAGTGCATCTGGCAGGGATGCTGCCGGTGGTGGCCCGGGTCTTCGAGATCACCGGTGCCGAGGCCGTCTTTACCGTTCACGAGACGCTCGCGGAGGCGCTGGCCGACTGA
- a CDS encoding LPXTG cell wall anchor domain-containing protein, with product MSYQKRRVALALATALAGGSAVLMAAPAAQAEVQDVNYQCKTPIGNKGAVSPIDIKSVKSGSGYKLTMSFQKGVSSSPVELGKGAMKPSALIKLGGAESGTVPVSGAPNDKAIPANTPIKISDLSGTYTPKKSGKVTFTAGVLTIKALGTTTTCTPSNSPKPSLSLDVKGSGGGTTGGTTGGSGGSGDDTGSGGSASAPSGGEELPQTGPADSAIALGTLGGTVLLAGAAGALWLTRRNQAARSR from the coding sequence GTGTCGTACCAGAAACGCAGGGTCGCGCTCGCGCTTGCCACGGCCTTGGCCGGCGGCTCGGCGGTGCTGATGGCCGCCCCCGCCGCGCAGGCCGAGGTCCAGGACGTCAACTACCAGTGCAAGACGCCCATCGGCAACAAAGGCGCGGTATCGCCGATCGATATCAAGAGCGTCAAGAGCGGCAGCGGCTACAAACTCACCATGTCCTTCCAGAAGGGCGTCTCCTCCAGCCCCGTGGAACTGGGCAAGGGCGCGATGAAGCCGAGCGCGCTCATCAAGCTGGGCGGGGCGGAGAGCGGCACGGTGCCGGTCTCCGGGGCGCCCAACGACAAGGCGATCCCCGCCAACACCCCCATCAAGATCAGTGACCTGTCGGGGACGTACACGCCCAAGAAGAGCGGCAAGGTCACCTTCACCGCCGGTGTCCTGACCATCAAGGCGCTCGGCACGACGACGACGTGCACGCCGTCCAACAGCCCCAAGCCCTCGCTCTCCCTCGACGTCAAGGGCTCGGGCGGCGGCACCACGGGCGGTACCACCGGCGGATCCGGCGGATCCGGTGACGACACGGGCTCCGGCGGCTCGGCGAGCGCACCCTCCGGCGGCGAAGAGCTCCCGCAGACCGGACCCGCGGACTCCGCCATCGCGCTCGGCACCCTCGGCGGCACGGTGCTGCTCGCGGGCGCGGCGGGCGCGCTCTGGCTGACCCGCAGGAACCAGGCGGCCCGGTCGCGCTAG
- a CDS encoding peptide MFS transporter, giving the protein MASSLTKDSAGTPGSEKTFFGHPRGLATLFMTEMWERYSFYGMKALLPLYLIAPGGMNMSATTATAIYSVYMSMVYLLAMPGGWVADRFWGPRKTVAIGAGVVILGHITLALPSSASFFAGLALVALGSGLLKANISTMVGHLYDGPEDPRRDGGFTLFYIGINMGAFLAPLTIGTVGENVNWHFGFALAAVGMALGLAQFMLGSRHLSGESSVVSKPATQQERKAALRTGLIWLIVAAALYTFLAVTGNFADWALMPLTIAGLVIPVAVLVRMKRDKELTNLEQSKLSGYVWFFVVAAVFWMIYDQNGSTLSIFGEGSTTNNLLGFDFPTSWYQSLNPIFIMALAPVVASAWLWLNKRGKEPSTAVKFASSLTLIGISFAVFLIPLIDTANNGGKVSPMWLVAIYFIQTVGELCLSPVGLSVTTKMAPAKYSAQMMGVWFLAVTAGDSVTGLLTSPQLGIDLNNSGAVAVEAIIAVIAGFGIWMNRKKVKELMGSVN; this is encoded by the coding sequence ATGGCGTCCAGCCTGACGAAGGACTCCGCCGGTACCCCTGGCTCTGAGAAGACCTTCTTCGGCCACCCCCGCGGACTGGCCACACTCTTCATGACCGAGATGTGGGAGCGGTACAGCTTCTACGGCATGAAGGCACTGCTCCCGCTGTATCTGATCGCCCCCGGCGGCATGAACATGAGTGCCACGACGGCGACGGCGATCTACTCCGTCTACATGTCGATGGTCTACCTCCTCGCCATGCCCGGCGGCTGGGTTGCCGACCGCTTCTGGGGACCGCGGAAGACGGTCGCCATCGGCGCCGGCGTGGTCATCCTGGGCCACATCACGCTCGCCCTGCCGAGCTCGGCGTCCTTCTTCGCCGGTCTCGCGCTCGTCGCGCTCGGCTCCGGCCTCCTGAAGGCCAACATCTCCACGATGGTCGGCCACCTCTACGACGGCCCGGAGGACCCGCGCCGCGACGGTGGCTTCACGCTGTTCTACATCGGCATCAACATGGGTGCCTTCCTCGCCCCGCTGACCATCGGCACCGTGGGCGAGAACGTCAACTGGCACTTCGGCTTCGCGCTCGCCGCGGTCGGCATGGCGCTCGGCCTCGCCCAGTTCATGCTCGGCTCGCGCCACCTGAGCGGCGAGAGCAGCGTCGTCTCGAAGCCCGCGACGCAGCAGGAGCGCAAGGCCGCCCTGCGCACCGGTCTGATCTGGCTGATCGTGGCCGCCGCGCTCTACACGTTCCTCGCCGTGACCGGCAACTTCGCCGACTGGGCGCTGATGCCGCTCACCATCGCCGGCCTGGTCATCCCGGTCGCCGTCCTGGTCCGCATGAAGCGCGACAAGGAGCTGACGAACCTGGAGCAGTCCAAGCTCTCCGGTTACGTCTGGTTCTTCGTCGTCGCCGCCGTCTTCTGGATGATCTACGACCAGAACGGCTCGACCCTGTCGATCTTCGGCGAGGGCTCCACGACGAACAACCTGCTCGGGTTCGACTTCCCGACCTCCTGGTACCAGTCGCTGAACCCGATCTTCATCATGGCGCTCGCCCCCGTGGTCGCCTCGGCGTGGCTCTGGCTGAACAAGCGGGGCAAGGAGCCGAGCACGGCGGTCAAGTTCGCCTCCAGCCTCACGCTGATCGGCATCTCCTTCGCCGTCTTCCTGATCCCGCTGATCGACACCGCCAACAACGGCGGCAAGGTCAGCCCGATGTGGCTGGTGGCGATCTACTTCATCCAGACCGTCGGCGAGCTCTGCCTCTCCCCGGTCGGCCTCTCGGTCACCACGAAGATGGCCCCGGCGAAGTACAGCGCCCAGATGATGGGTGTCTGGTTCCTCGCGGTCACCGCGGGCGACTCCGTCACCGGCCTGCTGACCTCGCCGCAGCTGGGGATCGACCTGAACAACTCGGGTGCGGTCGCCGTCGAGGCGATCATCGCGGTCATCGCGGGCTTCGGCATCTGGATGAACCGCAAGAAGGTCAAGGAACTGATGGGTTCCGTCAACTGA